Part of the Paludisphaera borealis genome, GACCTCGACGCGGCCCGCTCGATGTACAAGCTCGCCCAGGATCACCCCGGCTGCGCGATGTCCGTTCCCGTCTTGGCGCCCCATTATTACGGCGAGAGCACGTTCTACGACGATCTGGAATGGGCCGCCGTCGAACTCTATCGCGCGAGCCGCGACCCGCGCTATCTGGCCGAGGCCGTCGCCTACGCCGACAAGGCCGGCGACAATGTCTGGATGGGCCGCGACGCCCACGGCCACTATGAGTTCTTCCCATACGTGAACCTCGCCCATTGGCGGCTTTACGAGCTGGTCGAGGCGCCCGTGCAAAAGCGGCTCGCCGAGTATTACCGGCTGGGGTTGGAGCGAATCCGCGAGCGAGCCTTGCGGAACCCGTACCGGATCGGCACGCCGCTGGTCTGGTGCTCGACCAACGACGTGATCGCCTTCGCCACGCAGGCGAGGCTTTACGAGCGGATGACCGGCGACGCCCAGTTTCGGTCGCTCGCCACCGAGGCCCGCGACTGGATCTTCGGCCGCAACCCGTGGGGCGTCTCGTTCGTCATCGGCACGCCCGCCGACGGCGCGGCGGCGACTCGGCCTCATCATATGTTCTTCAAGTTGGCCCATCACCTGCCCGTCGGCGGCCTGGTCGACGGACCGGTGACCAAGGCGATCAACGACGGCCTCAAGTTCTCCGCCTTCGAAGCCGATCCCCTGGCCCACTTCCAGTCGGACGCGGCCGTCTACCACAATGAGTTCGCCGACTTCTCCACCAACGAGCCGATCATCGACGGCACCGTCTCGCTGCTCTTGCTCCTGGATCTGTGGGAAGGTTCGTGATTTCCAGAGCCGGCTTCTCGTCCGTGACGGAGGCGTTCCGCCGATGCGCATCGACAACGATCCCAAGCTCGATTTCGACGACGTCTTGATCCGACCCAAGCGGTCCGAGGCGCCGAGCCGGGCGTCGGTCGACCTGAAACGCCAGTACCGATTCCTCAACAGCGATGCGGTCTGGAGCGGCGTTCCGATCGTCGCCTCGAACATGGACACCGTCGGCACGCTGGCCATGGCCGAGGCGCTCGGGCCGGAAATGCTGACTTGCTTGCACAAGTATTATTCCGAGGATCAGTTGATCCGCTTCTTCCGCGACGAGGCTCGCTGCTCGAGCGCGTTCTTCACGCTGGGCCTCAAGGACGACGAGTTCGACAAGCTCCGCGCCGTGAAGGCGAAGGCCGACGTCCGCCTCGTGTGCATCGACGCGGCGAACGGGTACACCAAGTATTTCGTCGAGCACGTCAAGCGAATTCGCGGGGCCTTCCCCGAGCTGACGATCATGGCGGGGAACGTGGCGACGCCCGACATGGTTCAGGAGCTGTTCATCTCCGGCGCGGCCGACATCGTGAAGATCGGCATCGGGCCGGGGAGCGTCTGCACCACGCGGCGCACGACCGGGGTGGGCTACCCGCAGCTCTCGGCGATCATCGAGTGCGCCGACGCCGCTCACGGGTTGCGCGGCCACGTCTGCGCCGACGGCGGCTGCCGGTTCCCCGGCGACGTCGTCAAGGCGTTCGCGGCCGGGGCCGATTTCGTGATGCTCGGCGGAATGCTCGCCGGTCATGACGAATGCGAGGGCGAGTGGGTCGAGGAAGACGGCCGCCGCGTCGCGCTGACGTTCTACGGCATGTCGAGTCGCGAGGCCCTCGACAAGTACGCCGGGGGTCGCAAGGACTATCGAGCCTGCGAGGGCCGCGCGGTCTCGGTGCCGTACAAGGGGCCGGTCAAGGAGACGATCCAGGAGATCACCGGTGGCATCCGCAGCGCATGCGCGTACGTCGGCGCCACCCGGCTGAAAGACCTCACCAAGTGCACGACGTTCGTGATCTGCCAGCGGCCGCATGGAAGCATGTTCGCGTAAAGCCTCGTTATGTCTCGACGACCAACCCGTCGCGCATCCGCACGACCCGCCCGGCGGCGGCGGCGACCTCGGCGCTGTGGGTGACGGTCACGAGCGTCAATCCTCGGCTCCGTCGCAGGTCTTCGAGGAGGCGAAGGATCTCGTCCTGATTGCGGCTGTCGAGATTACCCGTCGGTTCGTCGGCCAGCAGCACACTGGGCTCGTTGGCGAGGGCGCGGGCGATCGCGATCCGCTGACGTTCGCCGACTGAAAGTCGTGTCGGCCGATGGTTCCGCCGATGCGCCATGCCGACCTGTTTGATGAGTTCCTCGGCTCGGCTCGCGCGTTCACGGGGCGTCCAGGGGGTTTCGAACATCGGGATCTGGATGTTCTCGACGGCTGAGAGCGTCGTCAGCAGATGGAACGATTGGAAGACGAAGCCGATCTCGCGGGCGCGGTACTGGTCGCCGTCGAGCTTCGCCAGGGGCGTTCCGCGGAAGAAGACCTCGCCCTCGGTGGGGCGGTCGAGGCCGCCGAGCAGATGGAGCAGCGTCGTCTTGCCGCACCCGCTGGGGCCGACGACGGCCACCGACTCGCCGGCGGCCACCTGGAGCGAAACCCCGCGCAGGGCCGCGACCTCGCCGTCGGGGTAAAGCTTGCTCAGCCGCTCGCCGCGAAGGACGGGCGCGTCGGTGTGATCGTGTGGGTCACTCATGGCGAAGCGCCTCGCTCGGGTCGAGGGCGGCGGCGCGGACCGCCGGGTAGATGCCGCCGAGGACGCTCAGCACCAGGCCGAGCACCAGGCCGAACGCCAGGACCGGCGGCGGCACGCTGGGGTCGATGAACCCGCGCGCCGTGGGCGCCAGCATGAGGCAGCGCATTCCGACCAGGGCCAGTATCATCCCCATGATCGCTCCCAAAACGCCGAGGCACACCGCCTCGCCCAGAATCAACGACAAGACCCGCCGCCGCTTCCAGCCCAGGGCGCGAAGGACGCCGATCTCTTGCGTGCGCTCGAACACCGTCATGATCATCGTGTTGAGCATCCCGACCGATCCGAGCAGCACGGCCAGGGCCGTCGTGGCCCCGGCCATCACCCGGACGAGCCGAAGCTGAACGTCGCGCTCCACCTGGTCGCGGGCCGGCGTGGCCGCGACGCCTGGTATCGCCGACTCGATCCGCTTCCGCAAGGCGGCGACGTCGTCCGCGGCCGACGAGCGAGCCTGGATCACGAACCCCGTAACCTGGCCTTCGCGCCCCATCATGTGTTGAAGCGTCGCCAGCGGCACGATCAGCGCGCCGCTCTCGAACAGGCTGTCGCTCTCGTAAACGCCGATCACCTGGTACGGCTCGCCCGCCACGTCGAGCGCGTCGCCGACCTTCTTGCCAAGGTTCAGGGCGAGCACCCGCCCGAGCAGGGCGACGTTCTTCTCGTCGGGTCGGAACGTCCGGCCTTCGAGGATGTGCGAGCCGCGAAAGAGCAGGCTGCCGCTTTCCCAGCCGTTGATCAGGGCGCTGGCGATGTTCGCTTGCTCGAAGCCGACGACGTCCATGAGCGAGGGGGCGACGGCGGCCACGCCCTCGATTTCGCGGATGCGGTCGCCGAGCTTCTGGTCGAGCGTGCTCGAAAGCTGGTTGGTGATCCCCGCGCGGACCACCACCAGATCGATGCCCTTGCCGACGTACAGCGTCATGAACGCGCGCTCGAAGTTCCAGGAGACGCCGACCAGGTCGAGCACGGCGGCGATCGCCACGGCGAGGCCGGCGGCCGTGAGGATCGTGCGCGTGCGGCGCCGGAACAGGTTGCGGAGGATCAGGGTGGAGAAACGCATGAGATTCCGTGAATTCCAAAGCGGACGTGTCAGCCGGGGACGCGGCCGACGAGGACGTAGCCGAGCCCGCGCCAGACCTCGTGGTATTCGACGCCCGGCATCACCCGCTCGGCGATCGCTCGGACGTCCAAATCGCGATAGCGCTCGACCATGTCGGTGAACGGGTCTCCCAGATGCATCAGCCGCGAGACGATCCAGCGGTCGAGCGCCGGGACGCCGAGCTTGTGGCCGATCATGCGGTCGGTGAGGTTCGGCATCTCGTCGGAGATCACGATCGTTCCGCCGGGACGGGTCGCGCGAACCATCTCGCGCAGCGAGCCCTCGGGGTCGTTGAAGTAATTGAAGGCGCCGATGCTCAGAACCGCATCGAACTGGGCGTTGTGAAGCGGCAGGTTCTCGGCCTCGCCCTGGATCAAGCGGACCGTCTTGCCTTGGGTTCGCGGCCTACACGCGGCGAGCTGCGTCCAGGAGACGTCGACGCCCACGACGTCCCAATCATTGGGCATCCACGGCAGATAAACGCCGTCGCCCACAGCCACGTCGAGCAGCTTCAAACCCGGCTGCGAGGGCAGGTGCCGGAGCACCTGGTTGCGCGCCCGCTTCTCGCCGCCGTTGCACCACCAGGTGAGCTTTTCCCAGAACCGGAACCGGGGCCAGAGCGGGCTGTCGTAGAAGTCCTGCGCGACGCGGTTGTTCTCGTCGCTCCACGCCTTGACGATCAAGACGTCGTCGCGGATCGGATACGGCGTGCCGCATCCGACGCACGACAGGCCCGCGTCGGATGCCGCCAGATCGCCCGAGCACGACGGGCACCGAAACGCCCGCAGATCACCCGTCCAGGGACTCGCGGCCTGGGATTGCATCGAAGCCGTCGCCATGTTCACTGTCCTTTGTTTGTTGTCAGGTTCGTTCATCCCGACGCCTCGATTCCTGGATGAACCAGGCAATAGCCGAGTCGGCTCCAGATGTTGCGGCTCGTCGCCGAGGGCCAGGTCGCCCTGGCCACGGCTTCCGGATCGACGTCGTACTGCAAGACCATCTCGACGAATTCGCGATCGAGCCCGAGCCCGCGGAGCCAGAACGCGTCGATCGCGGGAACGCCGATCAAGTGGCCGATCCCCGCGTGGTGCATGCCGGGCGTCTCGTCGGCCACGACCACCGGGCCGCCCGCCTTCGTGACGCGCCTCATCTCGCGGAGCGCGGCGGCGTGGTCGTTGAAGTACGTGAAGCCGCCGATCGCGTAGCAGACGTCGAAAGTCTCGTCCGCGAACGGCAGATTCTCTCCCTCGGCCCACGCCAACCGGCCCTTCATGCGCGGATGCCGCTCCTGACAGGCGACGAGCTGCGTGCGCGCGACGTCGACCCCGTAAACGTCCCACGACTCAGGTAGATATGCGAGGTTGTCGCCGTCGCCGATGCCGACCTCGAGCGCCCGTACCTCGGGACGGTCGATCGCCAGGACGTGCCGGAGGATCTGCAATCGCGCCCGCCGGGCGCCTCCCTGGAGCGTCAGGAACAGCCGTTCCCACTTGCGGAATCGAACCCAGCCGGAACCGTCGTAGAACGCCGCGTTGATCCGATTTCGCCCTACAAGCGGGCCGATCGCTTCCAGGATCTGGTCACGCGTCGGATAGGAACGACCGCATGTGAGGCAAGCGTCCCGCCCCCGCAACGGTGCGCGACAGCCGAGGCAGACGGCGAGGTCGGCGAGCGTCGGTTCCGTTTCGGAGCGGGTCGCTGGCATCGAGAAATCCTTGAGCGATGATCTCAGTGGTTAGAAGTCGACCGACAGGGCTTCGGGTCCCGCTTTCCGCATCATCCAGTCGAAGAGGAAGTCGGGCGTGACCTTGAGCACGGCCAGACCGATCCGCATCGAGAACGGGAAGACGCAGTTGCGAGGGCGCCGGAGGACCGCGCGGGCCAGGTGCTTGGCCGCGACCTCGGGCTCCAGCATGTCGATCTTCCGCTTGTAGGGGATGCCGGTGCTCATCGCCGTGCGGACGAAACCGGGGCAGACCGTCGTGATGGTGACGCCTCGCCGCGCCAGGCCGGGCCGCAGCGCTTCGAGGTAGGCGATCAGGGCGGCCTTCGACGCCGAGTACGAGATCATCCAGGGGAACCCGCGATAGCCCGCCAGGCTGGCGACTCCGACGAGATGCCCTCGGCCGCGGGCGATCATGCCCGGCAAGACGGCCTCGATCGATTCGGCCACGCCGAACAGGTTGACGTCGAAGGTTTTTCGAAGCGTGTCGAGGGCCAGGTCGGGCACGAGCGTCAGTCGGCCGAACCCCGCGCAGGCGACGAGGACGTCGATCGGCCCCACGGCGGTTTCGACCGCCGCGATCGCCTCGCGAAGCGACTCGCGCTGACAGACGTCTCCGATCTGGATCGAGAACCTGGCGCCGAGCTTCCTCAACTCGTCGCCCAGCGACTCCAGGTTGGGGACGTCGACGTCGAGCAACCCGAGCGGGACGTTTTTCCGAGCCAGTTCCAGGGCGGTCGCGCGACCGATTCCGTTGGCCGCGCCGGTGATCAAAACGACGGGTGAAGTCGAAGCGGTCATGAGCAGACCTCCTGCCGCTCGGCGGGCTGAAGGCTTTCGAGGTACGCGCGGACGGCGGCGTTGAAAGCCTCCGGGTTCTCTTCGGGGGCGCGGTGCTGGGCGTCAGGGATGCGCCGTCCCTGACATTGCGGCAGGTGTTGAACCAGGTAGTCGGCCGTCGACAGGAACGGCGAGTTCTCGCCGTAGAGCGCCAGGCAGGGGACGGAGACCTGGGCGATCGACTCGGCCGAGAGGCCGTCGGCGAGCTTGGAATCGTGGCCGCAGGTCGTCCGCGCCAGCCGGAGCACGCGGTTGAGCCCCGGCAGGCCGACGGCCTGACGGAACGCGAGGAGCTTCTGATCGTCGAGATGGAGGACCTGGTCGAAGAAGCTGGTGAGGTCGTACCAGGTGTCGGCCGAGAGCGACACGCCGGCCTCCTCGGCCTCCTTGCGGAAGTTCTGCCAGTGCCCCCACCGGCTCACGTCTTCCAGGTGGCGCAACGACGGGAAATAGGGGTCGGAGAGCACGATCGCCTCGACCCGATCGGGAGCGATCACGGCCGCGTGCGTGGCGATCACGGCGCCGAAGCTATGGCCGACCAGACGGGCCCGAGGGATCTCCAGCTCGTCGAGCAGGGCGAGCAGGTCGTGGGCGTGTTCGAGCGACGTGTAACCCGTCGCCGGCGCGTCGGTGTAGCCGTGGCCGCGCAGGTCGTAGGCCGTCACGCGGAAGCTTTCGGCCAGCATCGCGAAGGTCTTCGCCAGGAACCAGATCGACATGTCGCCGGTCAAGCCGTGGATCAGCACCACGTCGGGGCCGTCGCCTGCTTGCTGAACGTGGAAGGTCAGGCCGTTGGCTGTCATTCGAGGCATGAGCGTATCCACACACCAGAGAAGAAAGTGAATAACCGGTCGACTTGGTTTAAAGGTTCTGCTGAAGGAATACGACCAGCTCGCCGACCGTCAGGTCGCGTTCGGCGCGGCCGCCCAGCTCGGCCAGCAAGTCGTTGAACGGCAGGGGCCGGCCGTAGCGCTTTTGAAGCTCTTCGCCGAGGACCACCGCGTCGATCGACGCGAGGCCGAGATCGGCGAAGAACCGCGTCGCCGGCGTGATCGGGTCGACCGGCTCGACGCCCAGGCCGTCGCGGAACACTTGCCGCAAGTCGTCGAGGATTTCCATGTCGCTTTCGTTTGTGGCAGCATTCATGATGTGGTTATGCCTCCGCTCCCAGGGTCCACGCCCAGGCGTGGTCTTTCCTACGGTTCGTGTGGACGATCAGATCGACCCGATCGCGGACGTGGACCAGCACGGTTCCGGCCTCGAAATCGACGCGCCGCGCCTCGACCCGGCTCGGTTCGGCGGTCGGCCCGATTCCGATCGACTTGGCCGCCGCCTGCTTGGCCGCCGCGAGCCGGGCGGCCCATTCCAAGGCGTCGGACGGGGCGGGCTGCGCGAGCAACGTTCGCTCGTGAGGTGTGAAAGCCGAGGCCGCGAAGTCGTCGGACCGCTCGTCGATGGCGACGACGTCGACGCCCGGCCGCGCGTCGGGACCGTGAGCCGCCAGGGCCACGGCGACCCCCTCCGCGTGGGCGATCGAAACCGCCGGCGGATCGTCGAGGTCGGGCCGGGCCAGATCGGCGACTCGCGGTTGGCCGTCGGCGTCGTGAGTTATGACGAGGTCGGCCGGGAAGCGCGGCGGCCCCCCCTGCTCCAGCCAGATTCGTCGGACCGCCTCCTTGGCGGCGGTTCGTCCCCAGAGTCGGTGCGTGCGGCGAACGTCCGGGCCCCCCTGCGCCAGGGTTTCGGCCGACTCGTCGGGCCCTAGCTGAATCCGCTCCAGGACGTCGCGCCATACGGGCCGCGCCATGTCGATCGGCGGCGCGAGCCAGACGGCCGAGGCGACTCGCGGGGAGAGCCCCTCCAGCGGCAACGGCTCGCCGATCAGGACCGAGTCCGGCGCGCGAAAGACGTCGCGATACCGCGAGGGCCAGTAGAACCGCCAGTCCTGCCAGTCCTCGACCCGCAGCCAGACCCGGCCGTCGGGCCGGATCAACTCGGCGTCGACCTGCACGCGGTGCCGTTCGATCTCACGAATGTGGATGCGGCAGACGGTCGAGTCACCCACCTCGGGGCGTTCGCCGTGGATCGTCAGCCCTCCCATGCGGAGCGGGAAGATCACGTCGCCTTGCTCGAAGACGTCGAGCCCCCAGCAGCCGAGAAGCTGCGTGAAGCCGTCGAGCGCGACCGGGTCGGTGTGGAGCCGCGAGGGCGATCCCGGCCGAAGCAGGTGCTCCAGCGGACGGAGGGCGATCGTTCCGCTGATCCCTTCTTCGCCGACCGATCCCAGCTCGGTCAACGGCTGCATCGCGGGACCGTGGAACAGCCATTGCTCGTCGTACAGACGCTCGGCGGTGAACTTGCTCGGCTTCGGGTCGCTCAGGAACAGGGGCTTCGGCGCGATGGGCGGAAGCGTCCGTTCGGCGAACCGCGCGACGCCCTCGAAGACGAGTCGGCCGTCGGTCCCATCAGCGGACGCCGAGCGCTTTCGGTGGCGGAGAGAGACGCGAATCCGGCGCGGGTCGTCGGGCTCGCATTCGCCGTGCATCGCCAGGACGGCGTCAGGGTCGTAACCGACCCACTTGTGCGCCTGGACGTCCTCCAGCCCCTCGAGCACGAGACCGACGGGGGCGACGAGACTCCCTACTTGCGCCACCATCTCGGCCATCACGAAGAAGGGCAAAACCGCGAGCCCCTTCCGTTCCGGATCGAGGGCCGAGACGCGACGGCCGCCGAGGGTGTGATCGGCCGCGATCGGATCGTTGGATTCATCAAGCAGAAATTCCGTGCTGATCCATCGTCCCGGCTCCCCCGCGAGGATCGCGCCGGCCCATGGACCGGGCTCGGGGAAGGCGGGCGCGACTTCGGCTTCGGCCTGACATCCACCGTTCGCCGCCTGGAAATAGGCGGTCATCACCTCGTTCTGAGTCTTCAAGAACGCGTTCATTGTGCTCAGATAACCGAGCACCGCTTCATCGGCGACGGCCGCGCCGGCCTCGTTCGACATCGCGAAGCCGGCGAATTCCATCGGCGGAGGAGCCACGACGGCCGCGGCGGGGGCGTCGATCGTGAGCGTGGAATCCGCACGCGGATAGCGGACGTGGCCATTTCCATTGCCGTTGAGGAAACCGTGCGGTTCGGTGTCGAAGCTCAAACGCGGCGCGGCGAGGTCGGGTTGCTTCGGATTGAGACGTCCGTTGTATTCGCGCTTCAGCGGCTCGACGGCCTTCGTCGGTTCGGACGCTAGGTCGAGTCGTTGCGGACGTCGGCGGGCGTAAAGGTAGGTCGCGTCGAGGGGCAACCCCTGGGCGAACAGGGAGGCGACGAGGTGGTTGAGCTGTTTCGTTCCTGAGCGTCGCGCCAGGTTCGCGGCGACGGCGAAGACCGGCTTGCCGCGCAGCACGTCGTCGACGTAGCCGCAGAGGTTGCCCCGGGCACCGACGTCGACGAACACGCGGAGGCCGTCGCGGTACATGGTCTCGATCGTCTCGCGGAACGCCACCGTCCGCGTCCATTGCGCGACGGCGAGTCGACGGATCGCGTCGGGTTCGTCGGGCATCCGCTCGGCGTTCGAGCAAGAATACACGCGCGTCTTCGGTCGATGGAAATCGAGGCTCGCGTAAAATGCTTCGAGGGGGCCGAGGACGGCCGAAAAGGCCGGAGTGTGATAGGCGCGGGCGAACGGCAAATCCTCGCGCATCGCGCCCGCCGCGCACAGCTCGGCGACGACCCGTTCGGTCGCGTCGGGGGGACCGGCGAGCACCACTTGATGCGGGCAGTTGTCGATCGCCACGACGACCGATCCGCCGTGCGCGCGGCAGACCGCCTCGGCTTGCGCCCGGTCGACGCCGACGGCGGTCAATCGGGCCTGGGGGATCGTCCCCTCGGCTTCGAGCTTGCGGAAGATCGTGGCCAGACGGCTGAGCGCCGATTCCAGCGACCGTTCGGTTTCGAGCGTCCCCGCGGCGGCCAGGGCAGGAAGCTCGCCGCTGCTGTGGCCGACCACGGCGTCGGGCCGCAGCCCCAGCCGCGACAAGACCTGGAACATCCCCCACTGCGACGAGAGCACGGCCGTGACCGCCGTGTCGGTCGCCCAGAGCGCATCGGGCGAGGACGACGCGGCGCCGAAAAGATGTCGGCTCGGCGGCACGGCTTCTCCCGACTCGCGGGCGATCCGGTCCGCCGTGTCGAGCACCGCGCGCAACTCGGGGAAATGCGGGCAGAGGTCGGCCAGCATCCCGGGATACTGCGAGCCTTCGCCGGGGAAGAGGAAGGCGAGCGTACCGTCGCCCTGACGTCCCGGCGGGTCGTGCCAGAAGTAGAGCCCGCGAGCGTCACGCACCCGCTGGCACGAGTCGTTGCGGAGGCACGGCTCGATCGTCTCCAGATGCTTCATCAACTCGTCGAACGAGCCCGCGACGAGGCCGAGGCGAACCTTCCCGTCCTTCGGCTCGCGCCCCGTGTTAAGCGTGTGGGCGAGGTCTTTCAGGTTGATGCGGTCGCGACCTCGGCGTTGCAATTGTTCACGAAGCTCGCGGACCCGATCGGCCAGGGCGGATCGATCGTCGGCCGCGAGGAGGAAGGCTTCGCAATCCCAGTTCGGCAGCGCGCCCGGGGTTATCTGATCAGCCGACGCGGCGTGTTCTTCGAGGACGGCGTGGGCGCAGAGGCCGTGAGGGCCGGAGGCATGGACGCCCGCGCGCCGCGGCGCATCGGGATCGCCGTGAATCCACGGACGTGGAGCGGTCAGGACCTCAAAGCCGTCGGAGATCGCCAGCGACTGCGGGCGGTCGTCGGATCGCGTCGGCGGTGAGAGGCGATGATGCAGGGATAAGGCCGCCTTGATCAATCCGTCCATTCCGGCGGTGGAAGCCGCGCCCAGAACGCGAACGCCGGCGTCGGGCGGCGGAAAGACCGCGCGAACCGCCCGCAGCTCGGCGGGGAGGCCGCGCGCCTCGATCAGTCCCACGGTCTCGGGCTTCGCTCGGGCGGTGCGGCAGGCGCGACGGATGGCTCGGACGCAGCGGGCCGCCGGCCCGCTCCCGTCGTCGCCGAAGCCGATTCCCTTGATGATCGCATAAACGCGGTCGCCGTCGCGTTTGGCGTCGCGCAGCCGTTTGAGGGCGACCGCTCCGACGCCCTCGTCAACGGTGACGCCGACGGCCACCGCGAGATCGGCGTGCCGCTCGATCAACTCGCGGCTCGCCAGATCGATCGCGGCCATCGACGCAATGCCAACGTCGCGGAGCAAGCTCGCGCTCGTCCAGTTCATCTGGTCGACGTGATCCCGGATCGCGTCGTGATCGCAGCCGCCCCCTGATCCGACGACCACCTCGACGCGGTCGCTGCTCAGGCGTCCCGGGTCGACGCCGGCGTCGGCCAAGGCGGAGTGGACGACGTCGCCGATCGGCAAGACGTCGGGCTTGGCTCGATCGCTGGTCGCGTCGCGATTGGCCAGGACGTCGGCCCAGAACGCGAACAGATCGACGGCGCCTGGAAAGCCGCAGCCCATGCCGACGATGGCGACGTCATAGGGCCGTCGTCGATTCATCGCAGGGCCTCCGCCCGGGGCGCGTTTCGCTTCATCGGGCCGTCAAGGCCGCCAAGATGGCTCGCGAGCACGACCTCGACGTCTCCCTTGCGACCGCGCGTCAACTCGTCGAAGAGCGCGGCGACTCCCGCCTTGGGAGCGATCATCCCCAGGCCCCGGGCGTCGAGCACCGCTTCCAGGTCGGAGACCATGCCGACGCCCGACCACGGTCCCCAGTTCGCCGCGAGGACGCGGCCCGGCCACCGGCCGTCAAGCCAGACGGCCAGCTTGTTGAGCACGTCGTTGGCCGCCGCGTAATCGGTCTGACCCTTGTTGCCGAATCGACCGGCGATCGACGAGAAGAAGATCGCGAACCGAATGAGTTCCGGCCTGACGAGCCGGACCAGGTTGAGCGCGCCGTCGACCTTTGGGCTGAAGACGCGATCGAACGACTCAATGGATTTATCGCGAGCCAGCTTGTCCTGGATCAACCCCGCGCCGTGGATCAGACCCACGGGGTCGCCGAAGCGACGTCGCCAGTCGGTCGCCAAGCGCTCGAGACCCGCCGTGTCGCGGACGTCGATCTGGGCGTACTCGACGCGCGATCCCAGCGCCTGAAGCTCCGCGATGTTGGCGCGGGCCTCGCGCGCCTTTCGGAGCGCCTGGTAGGCCTGTTCGATCTTCGCGGGGCCGCTCTCTTGACCGGCTCGACGGAGCTTTTCGTGGAGTGCCGTCTTGAGGTGGGCCGGATGCGCGATCGCGTCGAGCCGAGGGTCGTCGACGTCGCCGGTCAGTGGCGACGTGCCGATCAGGAGCAGCGTGGGCCGCCATCGCCGGGCTAGCTCGGCCGCCGCCAGTGCGGTGATCCCTCTCGCCCCACCGGTGATCCAGATCGGCTCGCCCGGGCTCAGATGGAAGTCGTTCGGGACCGCGGGCAACGACTTTGAGACCGCCTTCAACCGAACCCGGCGGTCGCCAAGGTAGCCGACCTCCGACCACTTGTCGTCGAACCAGAGTTCGGCGAGGAGTCGGCCGGCGATGCTGGCTGTCGCGAGGTTCGGGTCGAAGTCGACGACGCGGGCCCGGACGCGGGGCCACTCGCGAGCGAGCGTCTTCATCAGTCCGGCGACGGCGCCGTGGCCGGGGAAGAAATCGGCCGAGGTTCGCGCCGCGCTGGCGAATGCTCCTCCCATCGCGGTCGCCGAGATCAGGCAGGCGCCGCCGCGTCGCGAGGCCCGTTCGAGG contains:
- a CDS encoding acyltransferase domain-containing protein, yielding MNRRRPYDVAIVGMGCGFPGAVDLFAFWADVLANRDATSDRAKPDVLPIGDVVHSALADAGVDPGRLSSDRVEVVVGSGGGCDHDAIRDHVDQMNWTSASLLRDVGIASMAAIDLASRELIERHADLAVAVGVTVDEGVGAVALKRLRDAKRDGDRVYAIIKGIGFGDDGSGPAARCVRAIRRACRTARAKPETVGLIEARGLPAELRAVRAVFPPPDAGVRVLGAASTAGMDGLIKAALSLHHRLSPPTRSDDRPQSLAISDGFEVLTAPRPWIHGDPDAPRRAGVHASGPHGLCAHAVLEEHAASADQITPGALPNWDCEAFLLAADDRSALADRVRELREQLQRRGRDRINLKDLAHTLNTGREPKDGKVRLGLVAGSFDELMKHLETIEPCLRNDSCQRVRDARGLYFWHDPPGRQGDGTLAFLFPGEGSQYPGMLADLCPHFPELRAVLDTADRIARESGEAVPPSRHLFGAASSSPDALWATDTAVTAVLSSQWGMFQVLSRLGLRPDAVVGHSSGELPALAAAGTLETERSLESALSRLATIFRKLEAEGTIPQARLTAVGVDRAQAEAVCRAHGGSVVVAIDNCPHQVVLAGPPDATERVVAELCAAGAMREDLPFARAYHTPAFSAVLGPLEAFYASLDFHRPKTRVYSCSNAERMPDEPDAIRRLAVAQWTRTVAFRETIETMYRDGLRVFVDVGARGNLCGYVDDVLRGKPVFAVAANLARRSGTKQLNHLVASLFAQGLPLDATYLYARRRPQRLDLASEPTKAVEPLKREYNGRLNPKQPDLAAPRLSFDTEPHGFLNGNGNGHVRYPRADSTLTIDAPAAAVVAPPPMEFAGFAMSNEAGAAVADEAVLGYLSTMNAFLKTQNEVMTAYFQAANGGCQAEAEVAPAFPEPGPWAGAILAGEPGRWISTEFLLDESNDPIAADHTLGGRRVSALDPERKGLAVLPFFVMAEMVAQVGSLVAPVGLVLEGLEDVQAHKWVGYDPDAVLAMHGECEPDDPRRIRVSLRHRKRSASADGTDGRLVFEGVARFAERTLPPIAPKPLFLSDPKPSKFTAERLYDEQWLFHGPAMQPLTELGSVGEEGISGTIALRPLEHLLRPGSPSRLHTDPVALDGFTQLLGCWGLDVFEQGDVIFPLRMGGLTIHGERPEVGDSTVCRIHIREIERHRVQVDAELIRPDGRVWLRVEDWQDWRFYWPSRYRDVFRAPDSVLIGEPLPLEGLSPRVASAVWLAPPIDMARPVWRDVLERIQLGPDESAETLAQGGPDVRRTHRLWGRTAAKEAVRRIWLEQGGPPRFPADLVITHDADGQPRVADLARPDLDDPPAVSIAHAEGVAVALAAHGPDARPGVDVVAIDERSDDFAASAFTPHERTLLAQPAPSDALEWAARLAAAKQAAAKSIGIGPTAEPSRVEARRVDFEAGTVLVHVRDRVDLIVHTNRRKDHAWAWTLGAEA